The DNA sequence GCCAAGGGCCTTATTTCCGCCCTGTACGCCTCCTTTTCTGCCTCTGTGCTGGCAAAATAGTGGAGAACGCTTTTCCCTGTCTGTGGGCATGTGGCCTTTTGGTGAGTCTAGTCGTTCTGTGACTTGAATTCTGGCAAGGATGCTTACCGAGATGTATTCGGCCTTGTTGATTATGGTCAGTTCGGGGATGAGGGGCTCCGCACACAAAACGACAAAGTCCTCCAGGGCCTGAGTGGTCTGGGTATCGGTAGCCACATGCTTCACATCGTCGAGATTGTTGTAGcagatgacggcggcggagcGGCTCTCTGTAACAGATGGACCTATCAGAAAGGTGAACCGGTCCCTATACCTGGCTGCCAGGGCAGTGAAGCAGTCATAAATATTCCAGTTGTCAGACTGGGCAAGAGGGTGCATGACTATGACAACGTCATCCAACAGGATAAAATGCTCTAGCAGTTGAGCGTCGGCCTCGAGAAAGGAAGGGCGGATGACACGATTCCGAAACATGGCTAGTCTGGTGGATGAACAGAATTAGAAATGAACATGAACGGGGAAGGGTCTAAACTGTACTCTCTAGCTTTGTGTTCACCTCTGTACTGATCTATTCTGCCATCCCGATGATATATTCTGATGGTTGGGTACGAAGGTATGTTGAGTTGCTGACAGAATTCTCTGTGCATGGCACAATCGAAGCTAACAATGTTATCGTCATCCTTTTCAGCTTCCTGGAGGGCAAGCCATTGTTCTTCGAGATCTTGACTAGCCTTCCTATCGTAGTCCACTAGACATCAGCACAGCAATTTGAACAGATACCAGAGTACTAGTTAGCCAACTTACTGCGAAGGCTACATGGGGACGAAGTATCAGTGGTCTTGCATAGGTGGACTTGCATTCAGGTGTTTTGGCGGGGGAAGAGAAAGGCGATGCACTTACGAGAATAACTGAGAGAGAAAATCAGCACATCGAACATACACACTGAGGCTGCAATTGTGACTCACATGCGGCTAGTGTATATGCACTGGAGTCCAATGCTTCTCTCAATCGCCTCTCTTCAATATGTCTCCATGCTGCAGAAGATCTTCCGAGGATCAATGATACTGCAAATGACCAATATAGGCTCTTCATCTTGTCCGAGGCATGCGCCGGAGTTCACCAGGATACAATTCCACAGATAATCTACCAAATACAATATCTCTATATAAAGACCGAAGAGAGAGTCGAAACAAAAAGGACAGGTTACCGCGAAGGCACTGCAGTAACTAGGATTTAGCCGGTTTAGCACAGGGAGCAGAATAACCGGATAAATTAAACGATTGAAGTAATGATATTTAATTAATATTGAGAACATTCGAGCTATATATTATATTTTCAATATAGATATATAGCGCGATATGTAGCCCAGTGTTATATATATCTCTTATATAAAGCTTACTCAGTTATTAAGTAAATTAGCCTTATAAATAATAATTCAAAGTATTATAGTTTCTTATACCCAGGGTTAGAGTTCTATTAGTCTAGTTAAACTATTGTACTCCAAGCTGAGCAGGGTCTCTATTAGCCTTATTCATTTGGTTTCTATAactaacgtgcgtgataagcgagtgacacagacaagcgagcgacacactttccaccaccccaccataactatcctcaattatacaaccacaacactaggaaactacaataactgaattaGAAAtagatgaatcagatgattctgcagcctccttgcaGGTGCGTACATTATGGCCTGGCTTACCGCACACGCCACAGCACTGAATCTTCGGACGAGACCcccttgcaccaccaccactttgtcgatCTTCC is a window from the Podospora pseudocomata strain CBS 415.72m chromosome 6, whole genome shotgun sequence genome containing:
- a CDS encoding hypothetical protein (COG:O; EggNog:ENOG503P3R7) encodes the protein MHREFCQQLNIPSYPTIRIYHRDGRIDQYRGEHKARELAMFRNRVIRPSFLEADAQLLEHFILLDDVVIVMHPLAQSDNWNIYDCFTALAARYRDRFTFLIGPSVTESRSAAVICYNNLDDVKHVATDTQTTQALEDFVVLCAEPLIPELTIINKAEYISTGKSVLHYFASTEAEKEAYRAEIRPLAKKYSAKLKFIIRDLNEYSDLLGGSGGATDSTTALVLENSAVGALYPFPGSVKLMADDVERHLIDISSGKLQPANRSPGKEQHESGHDEL